A portion of the Pseudophryne corroboree isolate aPseCor3 chromosome 3 unlocalized genomic scaffold, aPseCor3.hap2 SUPER_3_unloc_14, whole genome shotgun sequence genome contains these proteins:
- the LOC134983396 gene encoding gastrula zinc finger protein XlCGF17.1-like — protein VTALTVDTEFPCAIDAKCFTQNTKPINPHTGKAGERPLICTECEKCFTYKSDLVIHQRSHTGEKPFPCSECGKCFASKSDLIKHQRSHTGEKPFPCSECGKCFTRKSYLVTHQRTHTGEKPFLCSECGKGFANKSDLVKHQRSHTGEKPFPCSECGKCFTRKSYLGTHQQTHTGEKPFLCSECGKCFANKSNLVIHHRSHTGEKLFSCSECGKCFTQKPHLVIHHRSHTGENPFPCSECGKCFTQKSYLVTHQRTHTGENPFPCSECGKGFAHKSHLVKHQRSHTGEKPFSCSECGKCYTQKSHLVRHQRTHTGERPFPYSEK, from the coding sequence gttacagctctgacagtagatacagagtttccctgtgctatagatgccaaatgttttacacagaacacaaagcctattaacccacacacaggtaaggcaggtgagaggccactgatatgtactgagtgtgagaaatgttttacatacaaatcagatcttgttatacatcagagaagtcacacaggtgagaagccatttccatgttctgagtgtggaaaatgttttgcaagcaaatcagatcttattaaacatcagagaagtcacacaggtgagaagccatttccatgttctgagtgtgggaaatgttttacacggaaatcatatcttgttacacatcagcgaactcacacaggtgagaagccatttctttgctctgagtgtgggaaaggttttgcaaacaaatcagatcttgttaaacatcagagaagtcacacaggtgagaagccatttccatgttctgagtgtgggaaatgttttacacggaaatcatatcTTGGTACACACCagcaaactcacacaggtgagaagccatttctatgctctgagtgtgggaaatgttttgcaaacaaatcaaatcttgttatacatcacagaagtcacacaggtgagaagctgttttcttgctctgagtgtgggaaatgttttacacaaaaaccacatcttgttatacatcacagaagtcacacaggtgagaacccatttccatgttctgagtgtgggaaatgttttacacagaaatcatatcttgttacacatcagcgaactcacacaggtgagaacccatttccatgttctgagtgtgggaaaggttttgcacacaaatcacatcttgttaaacaccagagaagtcacacaggtgagaagccattttcttgctctgagtgtgggaaatgttatacacaaaaatcacatcttgttagacatcagcgaactcacacaggtgagaggccatttccatactctgagaaataa